ACGGTAATCGGTAGTTTTGCCGGTAAACGTTCGATAAAGTCCGGCCAGATATCGGCGGGATCAATAGCGTCCGTGGTGGTGCCATCGACCATAAACAGCACGCGGTCGGCCTGTTCAATCTCCTGCCAGGCGCGTTCGATACCGATACGTTCAACTTCATCGTTGGCATCGCGCAGACCGGCGGTATCAATGATATGCAGCGGCATACCGTCGATATGGATATGCTCGCGCAGCACGTCGCGAGTAGTTCCGGCGATATCGGTAACAATCGCCGCCTCACGGCCTGCCAGAGCGTTAAGCAGGCTCGATTTCCCGGCGTTCGGGCGTCCGGCAATCACCACTTTCATCCCTTCGCGCAGCAGGCTGCCCTGGCGCGCTTCGGCGCGTACGGCGTCGAGGTCAGCAATCACCTCGTTAAGCTGGGCTTCGATTTTGCCGTCGGAGAGGAAGTCGATCTCCTCGTCCGGGAAGTCGATGGCCGCTTCCACGTAGATTCGCAGGTGAGTAAGTGCTTCCACAAGGTGGTTAACGCGGGTGGAGAAGGCACCTTGCAGAGAGTTCAATGCTGAACGCGCTGCCTGCTCGGAGCTGGCGTCGATCAGATCGGCAATCGCTTCGGCCTGAGCCAAATCGAGCTTATCGTTCAAAAACGCACGCTCGGAAAATTCGCCGGGTTTGGCGATACGCAGGCCCGGTAACGTCAGAATACGTTTGAGCAGTAAATCGAGAATCACCGGGCCGCCGTGCCCTTGAAGCTCTAACACGTCTTCACCGGTAAAGGAGTTCGGGCCAGGGAACCACAGCGCAATACCCTGATCCAATGTGCTGCCATCGCTGTCTTTAAATGGCAGGTAGTCCGCATATCGTGGCTTCGGCAGCTTGCCTAATATCGCCTGTGCGACGTCGCGCGCCTTCAGGCCAGAGATACGCAAAATGCCCACGCCACCGCGTCCCGGTGGGGTGGCCTGGGCGACGATAGTGTCGTTATGGCTCATGGTGACTCTCTATGTAGATGTAAAAAAGGCGGTCCATTGACCGCCTTCTCTGGCATTAACATTACCGTGAATACTCGAAATAATTCAAGTTGCAGGAAGGTGGCAAGTTAGTGAGGCCCCAAGAGCTTACTGTAGTAAGTGACTGGGGCGAACTAATGAAGCCAACGCATCTGCGGCTTGAAGAATGAAGAGTATCAGGATTTTTTCTTCTCGCGGCTATGTAGGCCACGCTTCTCCAGACCACGGTAAATCAGCTGCTGCTGGATAATGGTCACCAGGTTGCTGACGATATAGTAAACCACCAGACCAGATGGGAACCACAGGAAGAACACCGTGAAGATGACCGGCATAAAGGTCATGATCTTCTGCTGCATCGGGTCGGTTACCGTGGTCGGCGACATCTTCTGAATGAAGAACATCGTTGCGC
This Klebsiella sp. RHBSTW-00484 DNA region includes the following protein-coding sequences:
- the mnmE gene encoding tRNA uridine-5-carboxymethylaminomethyl(34) synthesis GTPase MnmE, with the protein product MSHNDTIVAQATPPGRGGVGILRISGLKARDVAQAILGKLPKPRYADYLPFKDSDGSTLDQGIALWFPGPNSFTGEDVLELQGHGGPVILDLLLKRILTLPGLRIAKPGEFSERAFLNDKLDLAQAEAIADLIDASSEQAARSALNSLQGAFSTRVNHLVEALTHLRIYVEAAIDFPDEEIDFLSDGKIEAQLNEVIADLDAVRAEARQGSLLREGMKVVIAGRPNAGKSSLLNALAGREAAIVTDIAGTTRDVLREHIHIDGMPLHIIDTAGLRDANDEVERIGIERAWQEIEQADRVLFMVDGTTTDAIDPADIWPDFIERLPAKLPITVVRNKADITGETLGLSEVNGHSLVRLSARTGEGIDVLRDHLKQSMGFETNMEGGFLARRRHLQALSDAAEHLQQGKAQLLGAWAGELLAEELRLSQQCLSEITGEFTSDDLLGRIFSSFCIGK